The following coding sequences are from one Musa acuminata AAA Group cultivar baxijiao chromosome BXJ1-6, Cavendish_Baxijiao_AAA, whole genome shotgun sequence window:
- the LOC135676703 gene encoding uncharacterized protein LOC135676703, which yields MFKSMLACCKLYISESRNPTSLALIEQAAKAYPEAVVINKFKDEIYNRVGYTLVSPLTTDSLSDVTPLSNAVFEMVKAAFESIDLETHSGTHPRLGVVDHICFHPMAKASLDQAAGIAKSVAADIGHKLQVPTYLYGAANEGGRTLDSIRRELGYFKPNSDGNQWTGGLRAEISGLKPDAGPLQSSLAKGVVVIGATRWVDNYNVPVWSTNIEAVRKIARKVSERGGGLESVQAMGLAHGAYCTEVACNLLNPSITGADQVQHQVQKLASEEGFKVGEGYFTDFSQEKIIEMYFESISCDST from the exons ATGTTCAAGTCTATGCTTGCTTGTTGCAAGCTGTACATATCCGAAAGCAGAAATCCCACTTCTCTAGCATTGATTGAGCAAGCAGCTAAAGCATATCCAGAAGCTGTTGTAATCAATAAATTCAAGGATGAGATTTACAATAGAGTTGGATATACACTTGTTTCACCTCTCACCACGGACTCATTGTCTGATGTAACCCCATTGAGTAATGCTGTGTTTGAGATGGTCAAGGCAGCATTTGAGTCTATTGATCTTGAGACGCACTCTGGAACTCATCCCCGACTTGGAGTCGTCGACCATATCTGCTTCCATCCTATGGCAAAAGCTTCCCTGGACCAAGCTGCTGGGATTGCCAAGTCTGTGGCTGCTGACATTGGCCACAAGCTCCAAG TGCCGACATATCTATATGGAGCAGCTAATGAGGGAGGAAGGACTCTTGATTCAATAAGAAGAGAGCTCGGCTACTTCAAACCCAATTCAGATGGAAATCAATGGACAGGTGGGTTGAGAGCAGAAATATCAGGATTGAAGCCTGATGCAGGTCCTCTTCAGTCTTCACTAGCCAAAGGTGTGGTGGTCATTGGGGCCACACGGTGGGTTGACAACTACAATGTGCCAGTCTGGTCTACTAACATCGAGGCTGTTCGTAAGATAGCGAGGAAGGTAAGTGAGCGAGGAGGAGGACTTGAATCAGTGCAAGCTATGGGTCTAGCTCATGGTGCCTACTGCACTGAAGTGGCATGTAATTTGCTAAATCCAAGTATCACGGGAGCAGATCAGGTACAACACCAAGTTCAGAAACTTGCATCGGAGGAAGGATTTAAAGTAGGGGAAGGATATTTTACCGATTTTTCCCAAGAAAAAATCATTGAGATGTACTTCGAATCTATCTCATGTGATTCAACTTGA